One genomic region from uncultured Subdoligranulum sp. encodes:
- the ligA gene encoding NAD-dependent DNA ligase LigA has translation MEREQARKRAEELRAVIEKNNRLYYDQDAPELEDFEYDALTRELKAIEAEFPDLITPDSPTQHVGGTASSKFSKVTHAVKMESLQDAFSEDELREFDARVREAGIRPEYVVEAKIDGLSVSLEYRDGRLVRGSTRGDGTVGEDVTENLASIRDIPQQLENAPAFLEVRGEVYMPHAAFLKLKEQQELEDKTPFKNPRNAAAGSLRQKDAKITAERGLSIFVFNLQQCEGRSFTTHHETLDYIKSLGFPVSPRYSVFSNIEDAIREIQTIGQLRGTLEFDIDGAVIKVNDLAARRVLGSTNKFPRWAIAFKYPPEVKESVVRDIEVTVGRTGVLTPTAVFDPISLAGTSVSRASLHNGDIISSLGVGIGDTIQVRKAGDIIPEVIAVSAHGPDSKPFAMPTVCPSCGAPVVHLQDETALRCVNPECPAQSLRNLIHFASRDAMAIDGLGEAVAIQLTEKNLVHTVADLYSLQEEQLLTLDKFKKKSAQNLLAAIEYSKSNNLDKLLFGLGIRNIGDKAAALLAEHFGSMEALRAASVEQMCEIDGFGVVMAQSVREFFDKEGTSDLLTRLEEAGVNMKWTGTPKGTALAGKTLVVTGTLPTLSRQEAEALIVQNGGKAAGSVSKKTSYVVAGTAAGSKLTKAQSLGIPVIDEAGLYALIQNT, from the coding sequence ATGGAGCGGGAACAGGCACGCAAGCGCGCAGAAGAGTTGCGTGCTGTGATTGAGAAAAACAATCGGTTGTATTATGATCAGGATGCCCCCGAACTGGAGGATTTTGAATATGATGCGCTGACCCGGGAACTCAAGGCAATCGAGGCAGAGTTCCCGGACCTGATTACGCCGGATTCCCCCACGCAGCATGTGGGCGGTACGGCCAGCAGCAAATTCAGCAAAGTGACCCATGCCGTCAAAATGGAAAGCCTGCAGGACGCATTCTCGGAGGATGAACTGCGGGAATTTGATGCACGCGTGCGGGAGGCGGGTATCCGGCCGGAATATGTGGTGGAAGCCAAAATCGACGGTCTGTCAGTCAGTCTGGAATACCGCGATGGCCGTCTGGTGCGGGGTTCCACACGCGGCGACGGTACGGTGGGGGAAGATGTGACGGAAAATCTTGCCTCCATTCGGGATATCCCGCAGCAGCTGGAGAATGCGCCTGCTTTTCTGGAAGTGCGCGGCGAAGTGTATATGCCGCACGCTGCCTTTTTGAAACTGAAGGAGCAGCAGGAACTGGAAGACAAGACCCCCTTTAAGAATCCCCGCAATGCGGCAGCAGGTTCGCTGCGGCAGAAAGACGCAAAAATCACGGCGGAGCGTGGGTTGTCCATCTTTGTTTTCAACTTGCAGCAATGTGAGGGGCGCAGTTTTACCACGCACCATGAAACGCTGGATTATATCAAATCCTTGGGGTTCCCGGTCTCTCCGCGGTATAGCGTGTTTTCCAATATTGAAGATGCCATCCGGGAGATCCAGACCATCGGGCAGCTGCGCGGAACACTGGAATTTGATATCGACGGCGCGGTGATCAAGGTCAACGACCTGGCCGCCCGCCGCGTTCTGGGCAGTACCAACAAATTCCCCCGCTGGGCAATTGCCTTCAAGTATCCGCCCGAGGTGAAGGAGAGCGTTGTGCGGGATATCGAAGTCACAGTGGGCCGCACCGGCGTGCTGACGCCAACCGCGGTGTTTGACCCGATTTCCCTGGCGGGTACCAGTGTGTCGCGGGCCAGCCTTCATAACGGGGATATCATCAGCAGTCTGGGCGTCGGAATCGGGGATACCATCCAGGTTCGTAAGGCGGGAGACATTATCCCCGAAGTGATTGCGGTATCGGCTCATGGGCCGGACAGCAAGCCCTTTGCGATGCCGACCGTGTGTCCGAGCTGCGGGGCGCCGGTGGTGCATCTGCAGGATGAAACCGCGCTGCGCTGTGTGAACCCGGAATGCCCGGCGCAGAGCCTGCGCAACCTGATTCACTTTGCATCGCGCGATGCCATGGCCATCGACGGTCTGGGCGAAGCGGTGGCAATTCAGCTAACCGAGAAGAATCTGGTGCACACGGTGGCGGATCTGTACTCGCTGCAGGAGGAACAACTGCTGACACTGGACAAATTCAAGAAAAAGAGCGCCCAGAATCTGTTGGCGGCCATCGAATATTCCAAGTCCAACAACCTGGATAAACTGTTGTTCGGCCTGGGAATCCGGAATATCGGGGATAAGGCGGCGGCTTTGCTGGCGGAGCACTTTGGCAGTATGGAGGCGCTTCGCGCGGCCAGCGTGGAACAAATGTGCGAAATTGACGGGTTTGGTGTCGTCATGGCGCAGAGTGTGCGGGAATTTTTCGATAAGGAAGGAACCAGTGATCTGCTGACCCGGCTGGAGGAGGCCGGGGTCAATATGAAGTGGACGGGCACCCCCAAGGGCACCGCTCTGGCAGGTAAAACGCTGGTGGTTACTGGCACACTGCCCACACTGTCCCGCCAGGAAGCGGAAGCGCTGATCGTGCAGAATGGCGGCAAAGCGGCAGGCTCTGTTTCCAAAAAGACAAGCTACGTGGTCGCCGGAACGGCGGCCGGATCCAAACTGACCAAGGCACAATCCCTCGGGATTCCTGTGATTGATGAAGCAGGACTCTACGCACTGATCCAGAATACCTGA
- a CDS encoding ATPase, T2SS/T4P/T4SS family, producing the protein MDEYYSVVNALPQTLSDELRRLDAIIAPAVQEIRLRAEQPAYFTIRGKLVPCTRYLPTAKHCASVGQDLLQDCFLQLCRYSAYAYEEELGQGFLTIRGGNRIGVAGNRSLGGFTRITSLNVRVARWVLCELPDPVRKFLADGAGGLLVAGAPGSGKTTFLRSLVRFLGNTEEIVCVVDERGELMASDNGTVARGQPVCCDVYTRCSKAEGIRMALRCMNPRYIVCDELGTNADTEAVEQGVASGVCFLASVHCDSPRALQQKPQLAKLCATGAFSAAVFLDGRQKPGTVAQWVQLS; encoded by the coding sequence ATGGACGAGTACTATTCCGTGGTCAATGCCTTGCCGCAGACGCTTTCGGACGAGCTGCGCAGGCTGGACGCCATAATAGCGCCGGCTGTGCAGGAAATCCGCCTTAGGGCAGAACAACCGGCCTACTTTACCATACGCGGAAAGCTGGTTCCCTGTACCCGGTATCTTCCGACGGCAAAGCATTGTGCATCTGTCGGCCAAGACCTCCTGCAGGACTGCTTTTTGCAGCTGTGCCGGTACTCGGCCTATGCGTACGAGGAGGAACTGGGTCAGGGGTTCCTGACCATCCGCGGCGGAAATCGGATTGGCGTGGCGGGAAATCGAAGTCTGGGAGGCTTCACACGCATCACATCATTGAATGTGCGGGTGGCACGGTGGGTCCTCTGTGAACTGCCGGATCCGGTCCGAAAATTCTTGGCAGACGGTGCGGGCGGCTTGCTGGTGGCGGGAGCACCGGGAAGCGGAAAGACCACTTTCTTGCGCAGTCTGGTGCGGTTCCTCGGGAATACCGAAGAAATTGTTTGTGTGGTGGACGAGCGTGGCGAGCTGATGGCATCCGACAACGGAACAGTGGCCAGGGGACAGCCAGTATGCTGCGATGTCTATACCCGCTGTTCCAAGGCGGAGGGAATCCGTATGGCGCTGCGCTGCATGAATCCGCGGTACATTGTCTGCGATGAATTGGGAACCAATGCCGACACGGAGGCGGTGGAGCAGGGGGTGGCATCGGGCGTGTGCTTTCTGGCGTCGGTGCACTGTGATTCTCCGCGGGCCCTGCAACAAAAGCCGCAGCTGGCAAAACTTTGCGCAACGGGAGCCTTCTCGGCAGCTGTGTTTTTGGACGGGCGGCAAAAGCCTGGTACGGTGGCACAATGGGTACAGCTTTCCTGA
- a CDS encoding sporulation protein YunB, which yields MSYTPIGCQNQSLTTSAIIANENRNVNNFFYFSVNYGEGQFIGFRHRMAGTVAKGGAEAMRRTLPKEKRRFAFRLRLGLWGIALMVAALLFNAYVNSEIRPTLMELAEYEARAITLQAIHEAVSQTLEDTGAKSTRFYTKTEAGVQIDTAAVNRFRSRLVQAVQERMQELPEQECRIPFGSLTGNSLLSGHGPAWTVSLRPEGYMEAEWQEKTESLSINTTRYTAEILLQVTVNMILDGRTETLTVTDSVPMVSILLQGGTPSFYAQALD from the coding sequence GTGAGCTACACCCCCATAGGTTGTCAGAACCAATCCCTGACGACGTCTGCTATTATAGCAAACGAAAACCGAAATGTCAACAACTTTTTTTACTTTTCTGTGAATTATGGGGAAGGACAATTTATTGGCTTCAGGCATAGAATGGCGGGCACGGTTGCAAAAGGAGGTGCGGAGGCCATGCGTCGGACCTTGCCAAAGGAAAAAAGACGGTTTGCTTTCCGGCTGAGGCTTGGACTGTGGGGAATTGCGCTGATGGTTGCGGCACTTCTTTTCAATGCATATGTGAATTCGGAAATTCGCCCGACCCTCATGGAATTGGCTGAATATGAGGCGCGTGCCATTACGCTGCAAGCCATTCACGAAGCAGTCAGCCAGACCTTGGAGGATACAGGAGCGAAATCTACGCGCTTTTATACGAAAACGGAAGCGGGTGTGCAGATTGATACCGCAGCGGTCAATCGTTTCCGCAGCAGACTGGTGCAAGCAGTTCAGGAACGGATGCAGGAATTGCCCGAACAGGAATGCAGAATCCCTTTCGGAAGTCTTACCGGGAATTCTTTGCTCAGCGGTCATGGCCCGGCGTGGACAGTGTCTCTCCGGCCGGAAGGATATATGGAAGCTGAGTGGCAGGAAAAGACCGAATCACTGTCCATCAATACCACGCGCTACACTGCCGAAATCCTTTTGCAGGTTACCGTCAATATGATTCTGGATGGCCGCACCGAAACACTCACGGTTACCGATTCGGTTCCGATGGTCAGCATCCTGCTGCAGGGGGGAACCCCTTCGTTTTATGCGCAGGCGCTGGATTGA